A genomic window from Tachyglossus aculeatus isolate mTacAcu1 chromosome 27, mTacAcu1.pri, whole genome shotgun sequence includes:
- the M6PR gene encoding cation-dependent mannose-6-phosphate receptor — protein sequence MVPSRIPLRGNRPPPPLPPPLLLLLLLAVAVRDSWQAGEKTCDLLGERDRESEKERALLEKLAPLYDLSFESSVGQDSEAYTYKFRVCREAGNSTSGAGLVQIDKKQKETVVGRINETHIFNGSDWIILSYKGGDMYDRHCGREKRRAIVMISCNRHMLGGNFAPVSEERGKVNECFYLFEMDSSLACPPEDTHLSVGSVLLITFASLVAVYVIGGFLYQRLVVGAKGLEQFPHFAFWQDLGNLVADGCDFVCRSKPRSGPAAYRGVGDEQLGEEPEERDDHLLPM from the exons ATGGTCCCCTCTCGCATCCCCCTCCGGGGCAACAGGCCCCCGCCACCTttgccgccgccgctgctgctattgctgctgctggCCGTGGCCGTGCGGGACTCCTGGCAGGCCGGGGAGAAGACGTGTGACCTGCTGGGAGAGCGGGACCGAGAGTCTGAGAAGGAACGGGCCCTGCTGGAGAAGCTGGCGCCGCTCTACGACCTCAG CTTTGAGAGCAGCGTGGGTCAGGATTCAGAAGCCTACACCTACAAGTTCAGGGTATGCCGGGAAGCTGGCAACAGCACGTCGGGAGCCGGCCTGGTGCAGATCGACAAGAAGCAGAAGGAGACCGTGGTGGGCAGGATCAACGAGACACACATCTTCAATGGAA GTGACTGGATCATACTGTCCTATAAGGGGGGAGATATGTACGACAGACACTGTGGCAGAGAGAAGCGACGAGCCATCGTCATGATTTCCTGCAACCGGCACATGCTGGGG GGCAACTTTGCCCCCGTGTCCGAAGAGCGGGGTAAAGTCAACGAATGTTTCTACCTCTTCGAGATGGACAGCAGCCTGGCCTGCCCTCCTGAGGACACCCACCTCAGCGTCGGTTCTGTCCTGCTCATCAC GTTTGCTTCTCTGGTCGCTGTCTACGTCATCGGCGGCTTTTTGTACCAGCGGCTTGTGGTCGGGGCTAAAGGCCTGGAGCAGTTCCCCCACTTTGCTTTCTGGCAGGATCTGGGAAACTTGGTCGCG GATGGCTGTGACTTCGTATGCCGGTCCAAACCCCGCTCAGGCCCAGCAGCCTACCGGGGCGTGGGCGACGAGCAGCTGGGCGAGGAGCCAGAGGAGCGTGACGACCACCTGCTGCCCATGTGA